CTAAACACcctttagaaaaagaaaatcaacttctatgtaaaggaaaaaaaaaatgcataagaCATTTGCAATTAACtacttaaaattttttttttaatcatatataatattatagaaaattattatttttcaaattaaaagtgTTTCTAAATTGAGTTATAACCACTACGAgtataaagtaaaatttgtgagcATGAGTgactttaaatttttgtaaataaattaataataaagatataataatGGACGTCATGATATTATGATAGTaagtaaatttatatatatgattaaattttaccaaactgatatataaaataagatttttaattaatttatattatttatatatcataatttgGTTATATAAGTATTAAAGTTGAAtgttaaatagaaataatttatatcatttgatatataatataaaagtaaaataatcataaataaattaataaatttttgtatttctttttttaaaaaattaaaaaataaaaagtattaaaatggatataaaaaatttatgtgtgttataatatatttttttctttattctaatAATCTACTGTAATATGTGTATGTATACCTCTTGAGACGTCTATGTTCCTTATCTGCAGGGTTTCTTCCCCTGCGACGCTTTCCAGGGAAACCAGTTTGAAACTGAGGTTCTGTCACGTTAGATTGTTTAAGGTTACTGTTTGGATGAGAATGAACATTAATGGGTGTGGTCTCGACATCTGGAACTGTGAACATATCTTCATCACTGTCTTCTGGATCAGTCAATACTCCAAAAATTAGGTCACCATGTTCTATTTATGTgcatcaaaatttcaaaatttctttcCTTTATCACGCAAAATTCTAATAATTCAAACATTCTTTCTTTATATTAATCTTTTGtaagaaaaacaaagtaaatataagaaaaaacgaaataaaaaaaaggaaacaaagagGTAGTgtttttataatgtaatttggaagaaagataaaatttaagattaaatgtttttctttatatcaaattatcataaaattatcttttatttttaaactaatttaaaaactatttcatctctaaattttataaagtcatataaaaatttattccgAAATTTCCTGTCATATGAAAACACTTTacattatttgttaaaaataatgttttatacatctttcataaagtataaaaaaagtattatttaattcaaagaccaaaactataatattttaaaataatttagaagaaaaaaatatttaaccttaaaatttatatgcattccttcaagaattttaattttcattgtgTATAACTTGAGATTCATCTCACAAACAAATACCTAcaaaaagtatcatacaaaaaacagaaattttttaattatttgctTTCCAATAATGATATCAATAACCTCCTCCGGTAATCAAACACTAGTTTACACATACCTCAATTTATACACCaacaaagtttaattttataaataatttgttttctctcttaCAGTAGTTTTGTAGAAATATGTGtaaatgagaaaaagaatatatgttttgtatgagaaagaaagaagaatgttAAACCTACCAATTTTGCTAGTCTTGTTGTGTAGATTCAAAGGAGAGAAAGTGTGAAGCCTATTccatgaagaagatgatgaaggtgGTGCTGCTGCTGATGATGATGCTGTTCCTTCTTTGAGCTGAGAAAGGGCTTTCTCTTCACTGCTTGGTCTTGGAAGAGccatctttttctctctttgctATGAAGGCTGTAgctattttttcttctcaaaggGAAAAAGTGTTTGTGTGTAGTCCTAGTTAGTGTGAAAGATGGGACCATGTGTTTTAAGTGTTGGATGGAACCATCTCATCCTAAACCATTGACGATGAAACATACAAGGGATGGGACCAGAAAGTTTGGTTCACAAAGGAACACGTTAATGTATACAGAACCAAACCTTTTGTAACAACGTTCTCATGCCAAGTCCAAAAAACGACAAACACTGTTTTTGTTTATtagatatatattattgttttgttttatttatgtgaCTTTGGTTTTTCTTCATGTCAGAATTTGAATACTTTTGGGAGGCTATAAATTTTCTTTGACAAATTGACTCCCAAAGCCCTTACCTTTTAATAccctttttatgttttcatctAGGCTTATTATTAAACCCACGTGTAAAAAGGGCCTGATATTATCACActgtaacatttttttaaaattttttcatatttctattatgtttgataaaaatacaattttttttttcatattttgaattatttataacatataattaCAAAGAACAAATCCAAGAATTAATGTTTGcgcacaaataatttttaaaccagtttttttaattttcaaactagCTAAGATAAGTGATACTTGATATCAAAATTTGTGAAATTCTGAAGCCATGGTTtcttaaatttatgaattagaAACCACTTCAAATGTACTCATAATGGTACTATGATCGTTTGATTGTAGTTAAAacattttgaagtttaaccgttttttttaaattcatgatAACTCAACACCGAGACCAATTTGTATTCCTATATTCATGGGCATCAAATTTGTATCATATATATCCATTGGTGCAGTAATACaatgttcaatatataaaagatCCATACGAGGTTCCTATAAATGACTACTTAAAAAGACAAATAGAACCTCTATCCTACTTATTTACTCTAGCTGCATCAAACCATCATGCAAATAAATGTCAAACAGATGACCACAAACAGTCGATCTTAGCCTCATTATTCAAGCTTCTTGTTCAGCTCTGCTATCCAACCTGTGTACACAATCCACACACCCTTGTACATAAAATCCATACACAATCATAAATGGATAAAATAAAGAACGCTTTTATTACAATCACTAAATACGCGGAACGAAAGCCTGTTTCTACCGACAGGGTTGATTTGGTGATATTAGAATATGCATCCACACCGGCGTACAATAACAAAAtacaactaaaaaatatatccGTATCAACAGGAAATTATCACTCTAGGAGGCTCGGTACCTATTAGGTAACAGATGCATGATGAAAATATCAAGAATTACATTGATATTTCAAGAAATGTTTAActgataaattataaaaaaaaccacaaaaatgttgagaacaatgaaagaaaatagCTACAGACGGCTTTCCTTTCGTTACTTCCAAGGTTTAAAGGGAAGGGAAACCGAGACTCAGCTTTTGCCATGTTGAAATCCAAATGAAGCtcaaataattaacaaaacaagATATAGTGCAAATATGGACCGACACCTTTCTAAGAGATGTTACAATACAACATGGACACTCACTCTAGGTATTATGTCAGACAAGTAACATTCTGTACCGAATTTCCAAGTAGGTAAAAAAATCTCATTGTTTTCTTCTAATATTTGTTTAGCCAAACAAACAAGTTTATTCAAGCACAATAATAGGAACTTGCAATAATTAAACTTGTTTGAATACGAATACATAAACAGCAGGAATAagtaaaatatgattttgttcaagGGAACAAAGGTCAGTGAGACTCAAATTGTGATGTGGAATCCAGATGTAGctcaaataataacaaagtatGTTACTGGGCAACGATGGACACCTTCGAATGAGATGTTATCCAACAAGATAGAAAACCCATATTTGTTGGATTCACCCTCAGTATATTATGTGCCAGACATGTAACAGTCTCTACCAAATTTCCAAAAAAGGCAGACACCTGACTAGGTCTGGTATTCTAAGTACAAAAATGGAATAAATTGTTTTCATCTAATAGTTATTaggcaataaataaataaataaataaactaaaaatggTATTCAAAAGCCATAACAGAAGCTTGCAATAATTAAACTTGTTTAAATATGAAGACAAATATAGATTATAACAGCAGGAATAACGTTTTtcttgaaagaaacaaaaattagtGAGGGGCAGAAATTGTGATGTAGAATCCAGATGTAGctcaaataataacaaagtatATTACTGGGCAACGATGAATACCTTCCAAAGAGATGTTAtccaacaaaatagaaaactCATATTTGTTCGATAAACCCTCTGTATATTATGTGCCAGACATACAACAGTCTCTACCAAATTCCAAAAAACGGAAGACACCTGACTATGTCTGATATTCAAAGTTAAAGATGTCACAAACTATATTCCTTTGTTAACTGTCTagcaacaaaggaaaaaaaaactaacacgGGTATTCAGGCATTGTTAGTGGAACTTCAAATAACTAAACTTGTCTGTGAAAATGCATACAACAATGAAATTTAACAACGCAAATAATATAAGAAAGATTTTATTGAAGATAACAGAGAGTGAGAGGCAGAAATTGTGATGTGTAATCCAGATGTAgctcaaataataataaagtatattACTGGGCAACGATGGACACCTTACAAAGAGATGTTATCTAACAACATAGAAAACCCATATTTGTTGGACTCACTCTCGTTATATTATGTCCCAGACATGAACAGTCTCTACCAAATTCTAAAAAACGGCAGACACCTGACTATGTCTGGTATTCAACTATATTGCTCTGTTAATTGTTTagcaacaaaggaaaaaaaaactaacaccgGTATTCAGGCACCATTAGTGGAacttcaataattaaatttgcTTAACTACATAAAAAACAGTGAATCCAACAAATTTTATGTATGAAATGATTGtgtaaaaggaagaaaagtgAGGCAGAAAATGTGATGTAGAATCCAGATGTAGCTCAAATAATAACAAGTGTATTACTGGGCAACGATGGACACCTTCCAAAGAGGTGTTATCCAACAACATAGAAAACCCATATTTGTTGGACACACCCTCGGTACTTTATGTCGCAGACATGTAACAGTCTCTACCAAATAATGGCAGACACCTGACTATGTCtgcattaaaaataaagaagtcTCCTCAATATAAGAGCCTGACCTAGAATATGCCCAAGGGCTGCTTCCAAATTGAAATCCAGGAACAAGTCTGCAGTGCCTAACCATTAGATTAGCCTATATTTCTATATTCAACTACATGAGTAAAACCATGATAGATTCATcaacaaaatttacaattacCAACCACCAACTTACATGACAATAGATAACAGGTAATAATCAACATGCTAGTATCCGGATAGAAATTAATATCTGTGGTATGGAATAAACAAAAGGAGAGTGATCAGACCTTGGAAACATTGGAGTCAGAAATCCCCCCAGCTCTGCTTTTCAAGCTAAACTTAAACTTCCATACAATGATTGTTAGAAAGTGGTggtagatgaaaataatgattcatgggaaaacttatataattgtttggagtttaaattaatgaaaatgaagagtCATGAGTGAAAACTTGCCCGTCTAGAATTACAAAATTTGGTATATAGAGGATATTTTTGTTAAACAATATTTTGACGAGTTCAAGAAATTTCATGAAAAGGTTTCACTAGTGGTGATTCAAATTCTGTGCCAAAAGGTAccaaatatttaactttaaatccTCTAAGAACAGATAAACAAACTCTGACATTGTACAAAACTTAACGCAGAAAATCAGcagaataaattaatataaattaatccaGATGTGGACCACAAAGATATAGAATTTCAAGGGGACAATTGCTTTCGTATGAgatatataataacatattacAATGGTAATAATGATAAACCAAGAAAGCAGGCAATCGATCAGAGAATAATTATACCAGCATAAACCCTAATTCATATAAATGTACTCAACTCAAAATTGAATTAACAGCCGTTAATACATATGGAGAACAAAAAGTCCTCAAATAGGGACATATAGAAGaactatcttaaaaaaaagtattacaaCTTAGATTATACCAATCTTGTTGGCTACATCCAAGGCATCATAATCTGCAGTCAACCTAACATAGGCCTTCTTAGTTCCGTCTGGCCTGCAAGCAAAAGGGTATttgttaaagaataaaaaagaaaccaCACTGCTAAATACAAAATTCTACCTACGCTATAGtaa
This sequence is a window from Vigna angularis cultivar LongXiaoDou No.4 chromosome 2, ASM1680809v1, whole genome shotgun sequence. Protein-coding genes within it:
- the LOC108328761 gene encoding transcription factor HY5-like isoform X2, translating into MALPRPSSEEKALSQLKEGTASSSAAAPPSSSSSWNRLHTFSPLNLHNKTSKIDSDEDMFTVPDVETTPINVHSHPNSNLKQSNVTEPQFQTGFPGKRRRGRNPADKEHRRLKRLLRNRVSAQQARERKKVYVNDLEARAKELQDKNAILEERISTLINENTMLRKVLMNARPKVDDSNEQKQEHLSKS
- the LOC108328761 gene encoding transcription factor HY5-like isoform X1, yielding MALPRPSSEEKALSQLKEGTASSSAAAPPSSSSSWNRLHTFSPLNLHNKTSKIEDSDEDMFTVPDVETTPINVHSHPNSNLKQSNVTEPQFQTGFPGKRRRGRNPADKEHRRLKRLLRNRVSAQQARERKKVYVNDLEARAKELQDKNAILEERISTLINENTMLRKVLMNARPKVDDSNEQKQEHLSKS